A window of Polaromonas hydrogenivorans contains these coding sequences:
- a CDS encoding AraC family transcriptional regulator yields the protein MPHRPARPLPPEPSTTPASPRPALEPAITPMAFVQAIALAYERRGLSPAAALAQAQIAPSSLHDASARITAWQMERISGAAMQELDDEALGWFSRRLPWGSYGMLARASLSAPSLGVALKRWCRHHGLIADDIMLRLSVSGDTALLAITEQRDLGALREFCLVSVLRNILGVACWLIDSRIPLLGAQFPFSAPPHRDVYAVLFSGPTAFDTAPAGLRFDARYLALPLRRDERALQQMLERALPLTVLPYRRDRLLVQRVRQALAANPAQTHSAQALAALVHVSPRTLHRQLKEEGASLQALKDEVRRARALELLLRTRRPIKQVAEAAGFQNEKSFMRAFKTWTGQSPAEFRRGGQGLDSSA from the coding sequence ATGCCTCATCGCCCGGCCCGGCCCCTTCCTCCAGAACCTTCCACCACTCCCGCCAGCCCGCGTCCGGCGCTTGAGCCCGCCATCACGCCGATGGCCTTCGTGCAGGCGATTGCGCTGGCCTACGAGCGCCGTGGCCTGAGCCCGGCCGCCGCACTGGCGCAGGCACAAATCGCGCCGTCATCGCTGCACGATGCATCGGCCCGCATCACTGCCTGGCAGATGGAGCGCATCTCGGGCGCCGCCATGCAGGAACTCGACGACGAGGCGCTGGGCTGGTTCAGCCGGCGCCTGCCCTGGGGCAGCTACGGCATGCTGGCGCGCGCCTCGCTCAGCGCGCCCAGCCTGGGCGTGGCACTCAAACGCTGGTGCCGCCACCACGGGCTGATCGCCGACGACATCATGCTCAGGCTTTCGGTATCTGGCGACACGGCCCTGCTGGCTATCACCGAGCAACGCGACCTGGGCGCCCTGCGCGAGTTCTGCCTGGTCTCGGTGCTGCGCAACATCCTGGGCGTGGCCTGCTGGCTGATTGATTCGCGCATTCCGCTGCTGGGCGCGCAGTTTCCGTTTTCCGCGCCGCCGCACCGGGATGTTTACGCCGTGCTGTTTTCCGGCCCGACCGCATTCGACACCGCGCCGGCCGGCCTGCGCTTTGACGCCAGGTACCTGGCGCTGCCGCTGCGGCGCGACGAGCGCGCGCTGCAGCAGATGCTGGAACGCGCCCTGCCGCTGACGGTGCTGCCCTACCGGCGCGACCGGCTGCTGGTGCAGCGCGTGCGCCAGGCACTGGCGGCGAATCCGGCGCAGACCCACAGCGCCCAAGCCCTGGCCGCGCTGGTCCACGTCTCGCCGCGCACGCTGCACCGCCAGCTCAAGGAAGAAGGCGCGTCGCTGCAGGCGCTGAAGGACGAGGTGCGGCGCGCGCGGGCGCTGGAGCTGCTGCTGCGCACCCGCCGCCCGATCAAGCAGGTCGCCGAGGCCGCCGGTTTCCAGAACGAGAAAAGCTTCATGCGGGCGTTCAAGACCTGGACCGGCCAGTCGCCGGCGGAATTCAGGCGCGGCGGGCAAGGGCTAGACTCCAGCGCTTGA
- a CDS encoding ion channel, whose translation MVFVIFSCLLLIALTTLMHYEVLSSLNLRLPALAMPSRAKLLVVIFAAFMAHALEIALYGFALFGLMQYGVGSLTGAGGSSLQNCLYFSAETYSSLGFGDLIPNGPIRLLAGVEALNGLLLIGWSASYAYIAMERFWGSGSGDGES comes from the coding sequence ATGGTGTTTGTCATTTTTTCGTGCTTGCTGCTGATCGCGTTGACCACGCTGATGCATTACGAGGTGCTGAGCAGCCTCAACCTGCGGCTGCCTGCGCTCGCCATGCCCAGCCGGGCCAAGCTGCTGGTGGTGATTTTCGCGGCCTTCATGGCCCACGCGCTGGAAATCGCCCTGTACGGCTTTGCGCTGTTCGGGCTGATGCAGTACGGCGTCGGCAGCCTGACGGGCGCGGGCGGCTCGTCGCTGCAGAACTGCCTTTACTTTTCAGCCGAAACCTATTCATCGCTCGGCTTCGGCGACCTGATCCCGAACGGCCCGATCCGGCTACTGGCCGGCGTCGAGGCGCTGAACGGCCTGCTGCTGATCGGCTGGTCAGCCTCTTATGCCTATATCGCAATGGAGCGTTTCTGGGGCAGCGGCAGCGGGGATGGCGAGTCCTGA
- a CDS encoding HAD family hydrolase, translating into MKFEAILFDCDGVLVDSEPITNGVLRDMLEEGGWSLTPAECMRVFVGKAVRDERALIEAKTGQPLTEDWMAEFYARRNSELRARLQAIAGAHEAVAAAHAHAAERIACASGADRFKVEMQLAQVGLMDWFDGRIFSGHEMPRSKPAPDVYLAAAAHLGAAGARCLVIEDTTTGVTAGVAAGATVWAYCPQPEQGAVLRQAGASQLFAHMAELPGLLAAV; encoded by the coding sequence ATGAAATTCGAAGCAATCCTGTTTGACTGCGATGGCGTGCTGGTGGATAGCGAACCGATCACCAACGGCGTGCTGCGCGACATGCTCGAAGAAGGCGGCTGGTCGCTCACGCCCGCCGAATGCATGCGGGTGTTCGTCGGCAAGGCGGTGCGCGACGAGCGCGCCCTGATTGAAGCCAAAACCGGCCAGCCGCTGACCGAAGACTGGATGGCCGAGTTCTACGCGCGGCGCAACAGCGAGTTGCGGGCGCGGCTGCAGGCCATCGCGGGCGCGCACGAAGCCGTGGCGGCGGCGCATGCCCATGCGGCCGAGCGCATCGCTTGCGCGTCGGGCGCCGACCGCTTCAAGGTCGAGATGCAGCTGGCGCAGGTCGGGCTGATGGACTGGTTTGACGGCCGCATCTTCAGCGGCCACGAAATGCCGCGCTCCAAGCCCGCGCCCGATGTGTACCTGGCCGCTGCCGCGCACCTGGGCGCGGCGGGCGCGCGCTGCCTGGTGATCGAGGACACGACGACCGGCGTGACAGCCGGTGTTGCCGCCGGGGCCACGGTCTGGGCGTATTGCCCGCAGCCTGAACAGGGCGCGGTCTTGAGGCAGGCTGGCGCCAGCCAGCTGTTTGCGCATATGGCCGAATTGCCGGGGCTTTTGGCCGCCGTTTGA
- a CDS encoding YchJ family protein: protein MTTPCPCGRTSTNATHQTKPAKTQPLPFSACCGPYLNENIPAPDAEALMRSRYSAFVLQRADYLLATWHASTRPATLDFAPGAKWLGLDVRSHRVLDADHAEVEFVARCREAGRATRLHERSRFVRESGCWFYVDGDQF, encoded by the coding sequence ATGACAACCCCTTGCCCCTGCGGCCGCACCTCGACGAATGCGACCCATCAAACCAAGCCAGCCAAAACCCAGCCCCTGCCTTTTTCCGCCTGCTGCGGGCCGTACTTGAACGAGAACATCCCCGCCCCCGACGCCGAAGCGCTGATGCGCTCGCGCTACAGCGCTTTCGTGCTGCAGCGGGCCGATTACTTGCTCGCCACCTGGCATGCTTCCACGCGCCCGGCCACGCTGGACTTTGCGCCGGGCGCGAAATGGCTGGGGCTGGACGTGCGTTCGCACCGGGTGCTGGACGCCGACCATGCCGAAGTCGAGTTTGTCGCCCGCTGCCGCGAAGCCGGCCGCGCGACGCGCCTGCACGAGCGCAGCCGCTTCGTGCGCGAGTCGGGGTGCTGGTTTTACGTCGATGGCGACCAGTTTTAG
- a CDS encoding IS630 family transposase: MTSKSSRAALVLSQAQQAMLKELAGSRTAAVREVERARVMLGYAAGQTITQLHRQLGVGRPMIYKCIDKALAVGVQTGLKDKYHRPHAPEITDEAKAWVVALACTKPKEHGLAAELWSIAGLAKFVREHAPGAGFARLAKAGKSTVWRILDECDIKPHKIRYYLQKRDPEFDRKMHEVLMTYRDVSMYQEGAVHDARPTPIYSVSVDEKPGVQATGLTAPDLPPVLGKQTSVSRDYEYVRHGTVSILAGIDLHTGHIFATVEDRHRSVEFIGLLKKIDAHYPPDALIRVVLDNHSAHISKETLAYLGTRPARFEYVHTPKHGSWLNLIECVFSKMARTFLRHIRVQSKEELKTRILQGIAEINASPVIFRWNKFDLGVV, translated from the coding sequence ATGACAAGTAAGTCTTCACGCGCGGCCCTGGTTCTTTCCCAGGCGCAGCAAGCGATGCTCAAGGAATTGGCAGGATCGAGAACGGCCGCAGTGCGCGAAGTCGAGCGCGCCCGGGTGATGCTGGGCTACGCGGCTGGCCAGACGATCACGCAGTTGCACCGCCAACTCGGCGTGGGGCGCCCTATGATCTACAAATGCATTGACAAGGCGCTTGCCGTAGGTGTGCAGACGGGCTTGAAAGATAAATACCACCGCCCTCACGCACCAGAAATCACCGACGAGGCCAAGGCGTGGGTGGTGGCCCTGGCATGCACCAAGCCCAAGGAGCACGGCTTGGCGGCCGAGTTGTGGTCCATCGCCGGACTGGCTAAGTTTGTGCGTGAGCATGCCCCGGGCGCAGGCTTTGCCCGGCTGGCCAAAGCGGGCAAAAGCACCGTGTGGCGCATTCTGGATGAGTGCGACATCAAGCCGCACAAGATACGCTACTACCTGCAAAAGCGCGACCCCGAGTTTGATCGCAAAATGCACGAAGTATTGATGACGTACCGGGACGTCTCGATGTACCAGGAGGGCGCGGTTCATGACGCACGCCCGACGCCCATCTACAGCGTGAGCGTCGATGAAAAGCCCGGCGTTCAGGCCACCGGCTTGACGGCGCCGGACTTGCCGCCCGTGCTGGGCAAGCAAACGAGCGTCTCGCGCGACTACGAGTATGTGCGCCATGGCACGGTGTCAATCCTGGCGGGGATCGATCTGCACACCGGGCATATCTTTGCCACTGTAGAGGACCGCCACCGCAGCGTGGAGTTCATTGGCCTGCTGAAAAAAATCGATGCGCATTACCCACCCGATGCGCTGATCCGGGTGGTGCTGGACAACCACTCGGCCCATATTTCCAAGGAAACCTTGGCTTATCTGGGAACTCGACCCGCACGCTTCGAGTACGTACATACGCCCAAGCATGGCTCCTGGCTTAATTTGATTGAATGCGTGTTCTCGAAAATGGCCAGAACCTTTTTGCGCCACATCCGCGTCCAGTCCAAAGAGGAGCTGAAAACCCGCATCCTCCAGGGGATTGCTGAAATCAACGCATCGCCTGTCATTTTTCGATGGAACAAGTTCGATCTTGGCGTCGTTTAA
- a CDS encoding TRADD-N-associated membrane domain-containing protein: MKDETVFAKEAEQEPPAPGQRPEHKTGTPTEATKPAARPERLRQLLLRRPKIVILGWAVVALAFLLLVPLAYVAWYELPGRLWVFANQQWWHWIQASLGFIALFFIPIFATMGTLALAGFLADISLTIENATIQDAQRVVRETEEDAISRLEHGDGAGLLPLLKYSRAQLDAYYAIGLNQTRKSFFNAVLAMWLGFILLLIGIALYVGPVEKLGLTRPEQDFQILILSGAAIIEFVSALFLWVYRSTTAQLTYYYKRQMHSHTSILCFRMATTIQTLEKSDEIKKAIIEKVLDWNEMPERPPLVGAKGLRSLLPASEAKATP, from the coding sequence ATGAAGGATGAGACCGTCTTTGCCAAGGAAGCGGAGCAAGAACCGCCCGCACCAGGACAGCGACCTGAACACAAGACCGGTACGCCGACCGAAGCCACGAAACCAGCCGCGCGCCCGGAGAGATTGCGTCAGCTTCTCCTCAGGCGTCCAAAAATCGTGATCCTCGGGTGGGCCGTTGTCGCCCTGGCATTCCTGCTGCTGGTGCCACTCGCCTACGTTGCCTGGTACGAATTGCCTGGTCGCTTATGGGTGTTCGCGAATCAACAATGGTGGCATTGGATTCAGGCATCCTTGGGCTTCATCGCCCTCTTCTTCATCCCCATCTTTGCGACCATGGGGACTCTTGCCCTGGCCGGTTTCCTTGCGGACATCTCACTGACGATTGAGAACGCAACGATTCAGGATGCCCAGCGCGTGGTTCGCGAAACCGAGGAGGATGCGATCAGCCGGCTTGAGCATGGCGATGGAGCGGGCCTCCTTCCGCTGCTGAAATACAGCCGCGCTCAATTAGACGCCTATTACGCGATTGGCCTGAACCAGACCCGGAAAAGTTTCTTTAACGCCGTACTGGCGATGTGGCTCGGGTTCATCCTTTTGCTGATCGGCATCGCCCTGTATGTGGGTCCGGTGGAGAAGCTGGGCCTGACAAGACCGGAGCAGGATTTCCAGATACTCATACTGAGCGGAGCGGCCATCATCGAATTTGTATCCGCGCTGTTTCTCTGGGTTTACCGCAGCACGACCGCCCAACTGACCTATTACTACAAACGCCAGATGCATAGCCATACCTCCATCCTGTGCTTCAGAATGGCTACGACCATCCAGACCCTGGAGAAATCCGATGAGATCAAGAAGGCCATCATCGAGAAAGTGCTGGACTGGAACGAGATGCCCGAAAGGCCGCCCCTTGTGGGCGCCAAAGGACTGCGCTCCTTGCTCCCGGCAAGCGAAGCCAAGGCAACACCGTGA
- a CDS encoding aminotransferase class V-fold PLP-dependent enzyme, whose amino-acid sequence MPGLLPNIDPDGLLEFSVVYTDRALNHMSRSFQGVMNDISSILKDVYKAHSVALVPGSGTYGMEAVARQFATARHVLVIRNGWFSYRWTQIFDMGQIPASSTVLKARQLGAGAQAPWAPAPIADVQAAIAREKPAVVFAPHVETASGMILPDDYLRAVADAVHEAGGLFVLDCIASGAMWVDMQATGVDVLISAPQKGWSSSPCCAMVMLSERARAAIDGTTSSSFSCDLKKWLQIMETYEKGGHAYHATLPTDALTRLRAAMQETQAYGFAKVKAEQEALGSKVRALFESRGLPSVAADGFKAPGVVVSYTTDPEIQSGRKFLDQGLQTAAGVPLQCDEGADFMTFRVGLFGLEKWHQVERTVGQLAAALDRIGLVAPVGEAVAG is encoded by the coding sequence ATGCCCGGACTATTGCCCAACATCGACCCTGACGGCCTGCTTGAATTCTCGGTGGTGTACACCGACCGCGCGCTCAACCACATGTCGCGCAGCTTCCAGGGCGTGATGAACGACATCTCCAGCATCCTCAAGGATGTGTATAAAGCGCATTCCGTGGCGCTGGTGCCCGGCAGCGGCACCTACGGCATGGAAGCCGTGGCGCGCCAGTTCGCCACGGCCAGGCATGTGCTGGTCATCCGCAACGGCTGGTTCAGCTACCGCTGGACGCAGATTTTCGACATGGGGCAGATTCCCGCCTCGTCCACCGTGCTCAAGGCCCGCCAGCTGGGTGCCGGCGCGCAGGCCCCGTGGGCGCCCGCGCCGATTGCCGACGTGCAGGCCGCCATCGCCCGCGAAAAGCCCGCAGTCGTTTTTGCCCCGCATGTCGAAACCGCCTCCGGCATGATCCTGCCCGACGACTATTTGCGCGCCGTGGCCGACGCCGTGCATGAAGCGGGCGGCCTGTTCGTGCTCGACTGCATCGCCTCGGGCGCGATGTGGGTCGATATGCAGGCCACGGGCGTGGACGTCTTGATTTCCGCGCCGCAAAAAGGCTGGAGCAGCTCGCCGTGCTGCGCCATGGTCATGCTCAGCGAGCGCGCCCGGGCCGCCATCGACGGCACCACCAGCTCCAGCTTTTCCTGCGACCTGAAGAAGTGGCTGCAGATCATGGAAACCTATGAAAAAGGCGGCCACGCCTACCACGCCACCTTGCCCACCGACGCCCTGACGCGCCTGCGCGCCGCCATGCAGGAAACCCAGGCCTACGGTTTCGCCAAGGTGAAGGCCGAGCAGGAAGCGCTGGGCAGCAAGGTGCGCGCGCTGTTCGAAAGCCGTGGCCTGCCCAGCGTCGCCGCCGACGGCTTCAAGGCGCCCGGCGTGGTCGTCAGCTACACCACCGACCCCGAAATTCAGTCAGGCCGCAAGTTCCTCGACCAGGGTTTGCAGACGGCCGCTGGCGTGCCGCTGCAATGCGACGAAGGGGCGGACTTCATGACCTTTCGCGTCGGGCTGTTCGGGCTGGAGAAATGGCACCAGGTGGAGCGGACCGTGGGGCAGTTGGCGGCGGCGCTGGACCGGATCGGCCTGGTGGCGCCCGTGGGCGAGGCGGTCGCTGGCTGA
- a CDS encoding rhodanese-like domain-containing protein: protein MPITKGFQALVDEAMEEIKTYPVESVKARLNDPAVQLVDIRDLRELEREGTVPGAFHAPRGMLEFWVDPASPYFKPVFGDEGKEFILFCGAGWRSALATKTLQDMGMRNVAHIDGGYAEWLKLGAPTETLEARKANKA from the coding sequence ATGCCCATTACCAAAGGTTTCCAGGCGCTCGTCGATGAGGCGATGGAAGAGATCAAGACCTATCCGGTCGAATCGGTCAAGGCCCGATTGAACGACCCGGCCGTGCAGCTCGTCGATATCCGCGACCTGCGCGAGCTGGAGCGCGAAGGCACCGTGCCCGGCGCCTTCCACGCGCCGCGCGGCATGCTCGAATTCTGGGTCGATCCGGCTTCGCCTTATTTCAAGCCGGTCTTCGGCGACGAGGGCAAGGAGTTCATCCTGTTCTGCGGCGCCGGCTGGCGTAGCGCACTGGCCACCAAGACGCTGCAGGACATGGGAATGCGCAACGTCGCCCACATCGACGGCGGCTATGCCGAATGGCTCAAGCTGGGCGCGCCGACCGAAACGCTGGAAGCGCGCAAGGCCAACAAGGCCTGA
- a CDS encoding acyl-CoA dehydrogenase family protein, with product MILNDDQEQVRDAVRAFAQAELWPHAARWDKEHHFPKEAHRGLAALGAYGICVPEEFGGANLDYVTLALVLEEIAAGDGGTSTAISVTNCPVNAILMRYGNPAQKKQWLVPLAQGDLLGAFCLTEPHTGSDASSLRTTAVKDGDGYVLNGVKQFITSGQNGQVAIVIAVTDKGAGKKGMSAFIVPTDAPGYSATRLEDKLGQHSSDTAQVNFDNCRVPAENLIGAEGEGYKIALGGLEGGRIGIAAQSVGMARSAFEVAVAYAKERQSFGSAIFNHQAVGFRLADCATQLEAARQLIWHAASLRDAGRPCLKEAAMAKLFASEMAEKVCSAAIQTLGGYGYVSDFPVERIYRDVRVCQIYEGTSDVQKIIIQRALA from the coding sequence TTGATACTCAATGACGACCAGGAACAGGTGCGCGACGCGGTTCGAGCCTTTGCCCAGGCTGAACTCTGGCCCCACGCCGCGCGCTGGGACAAGGAACACCATTTCCCCAAGGAAGCGCACCGGGGGCTGGCCGCGCTGGGCGCCTACGGCATCTGCGTGCCCGAGGAATTCGGCGGCGCCAACCTCGACTACGTGACGCTGGCGCTGGTACTCGAAGAAATCGCCGCTGGCGACGGCGGCACCAGCACCGCCATCAGCGTGACCAACTGCCCGGTCAACGCGATTTTGATGCGCTACGGCAACCCGGCGCAGAAAAAACAGTGGCTGGTGCCGCTCGCGCAGGGCGACCTGCTGGGCGCGTTCTGCCTGACCGAGCCGCACACCGGCAGCGATGCCTCGTCACTGCGCACCACGGCGGTGAAAGACGGCGACGGCTATGTGCTCAACGGCGTCAAGCAGTTCATCACCAGCGGCCAGAACGGCCAGGTCGCCATCGTCATCGCCGTGACCGACAAGGGCGCCGGCAAGAAGGGCATGAGCGCCTTCATCGTGCCGACCGACGCGCCCGGCTATTCGGCCACACGGCTCGAAGACAAGCTGGGCCAGCATTCGAGCGACACCGCGCAGGTCAACTTCGACAACTGCCGCGTGCCCGCAGAGAACCTGATCGGCGCCGAGGGCGAAGGCTACAAGATCGCGCTGGGCGGACTCGAAGGCGGGCGCATCGGCATTGCCGCGCAAAGCGTCGGCATGGCGCGCAGCGCGTTCGAGGTGGCCGTGGCCTATGCCAAGGAGCGCCAGAGCTTTGGCAGCGCCATCTTCAACCACCAGGCGGTCGGTTTCCGGCTGGCCGACTGCGCGACCCAGCTGGAGGCGGCCCGCCAGCTGATCTGGCACGCCGCCAGCCTGCGCGATGCCGGTCGGCCGTGTTTGAAAGAAGCGGCGATGGCCAAGCTGTTCGCCAGCGAAATGGCCGAGAAAGTCTGCAGCGCCGCCATCCAGACGCTGGGCGGCTACGGCTACGTGAGCGACTTCCCGGTCGAGCGCATCTACCGCGACGTGCGCGTCTGCCAGATCTACGAAGGCACGAGCGACGTGCAGAAGATCATCATCCAGCGCGCGCTGGCTTGA
- a CDS encoding acetyl-CoA C-acyltransferase gives MSESIVILGAARTPMGAFQGDFASLSANDLGGAAIRAAVERSGVAPAQVDEVLFGNCLMAGQGQAPARQAGFKGGLPASTGAVTLSKMCGSGMEATMLAHDQLLAGSRDVVVAGGMESMTNAPYLLPKARGGMRIGHDRVMDHMMLDGLEDAYEAGRSMGTFGEDCAAKYGFTREAQDAFATASVQRAKQATESGAFKDEITPVTVKGRAGDTVISIDEGPGKVKLEKIPALKPAFKKDGTITAASSSSINDGAAALVLARESTAKALGLAPLARIVGHATFAQAPEWFSTAPVGAVNKLLKKIGWEVKDVDLWEINEAFAVVPMAAMADLGLSHDIVNVNGGACALGHPIGCSGARIIVTLIHALKARGLKKGVATLCIGGGEGTALAIEVI, from the coding sequence ATGTCTGAATCCATCGTCATCCTCGGCGCCGCCCGCACCCCCATGGGCGCTTTCCAGGGCGATTTCGCCAGCCTGTCGGCCAACGACCTGGGCGGCGCCGCCATCCGGGCTGCCGTCGAGCGCTCGGGCGTTGCGCCCGCGCAGGTCGATGAAGTGCTGTTCGGCAACTGCCTGATGGCCGGCCAGGGCCAGGCGCCTGCGCGCCAGGCCGGTTTCAAGGGCGGCCTGCCCGCCAGCACCGGCGCGGTCACGCTGTCCAAGATGTGCGGCTCCGGCATGGAAGCCACCATGCTGGCGCACGACCAGCTATTGGCTGGCAGCCGCGACGTGGTGGTCGCCGGCGGCATGGAAAGCATGACCAACGCGCCGTATCTGCTGCCCAAGGCGCGCGGCGGCATGCGCATCGGCCACGACCGCGTGATGGACCACATGATGCTCGACGGCCTCGAAGACGCCTACGAGGCCGGCCGCTCGATGGGCACCTTCGGCGAAGACTGCGCCGCCAAATACGGCTTCACCCGCGAGGCGCAGGACGCCTTTGCCACGGCCAGCGTGCAGCGCGCCAAGCAGGCGACCGAGTCCGGCGCGTTCAAGGATGAAATCACCCCCGTCACGGTCAAGGGCCGCGCGGGCGACACCGTGATTTCGATCGACGAAGGCCCGGGCAAGGTCAAGCTCGAAAAAATCCCGGCGCTCAAGCCCGCCTTCAAGAAAGACGGCACCATCACCGCCGCCTCCAGCTCGTCCATCAACGACGGCGCCGCCGCGCTGGTGCTGGCCCGCGAATCCACCGCCAAAGCGCTGGGCCTCGCGCCGCTGGCGCGCATCGTCGGTCATGCCACCTTTGCGCAGGCGCCCGAATGGTTCTCGACCGCCCCGGTCGGTGCCGTCAACAAGCTCTTGAAAAAAATCGGCTGGGAGGTCAAGGACGTGGATCTGTGGGAAATCAACGAAGCCTTTGCCGTGGTGCCGATGGCCGCGATGGCCGATTTGGGGCTGAGCCACGACATCGTCAACGTCAACGGCGGCGCCTGCGCGCTGGGCCACCCGATTGGCTGCAGCGGCGCCCGCATCATCGTCACGCTGATCCATGCGCTGAAGGCGCGCGGCCTTAAAAAAGGCGTTGCCACGCTGTGCATCGGTGGCGGCGAAGGCACGGCGCTGGCCATTGAAGTGATTTGA
- the aceK gene encoding bifunctional isocitrate dehydrogenase kinase/phosphatase: protein MFPQRLDSTVAYAIAKAMIDGFNRHYRLFRTESARAKHRFETADWHGQQRAQRERIEFYDLRVREASIRLEREFKAGEQSMDVWHQVKLHYIGLLVNHHQPELAETFFNSVTTKILHRSYFQNDFIFVRPAVSTEYIENEEPTAQPTYRAYYPTQGNMHETLVKLVEDFGLCREFEDLRRDAGYVAEAMTARLGDVKLRANFQIQVLSGLFFRNKGAYVVGKIINGFGEIPFALPILHRQPPPGQVLPADGKGISSQSDAGKLVIDAALFGEDDLLILFSFARAYFMVDMGIPSAFVQFLRSMMPRMPRAEIYNALGLAKQGKTLFYRDFLHHLRHSTDKFRIAPGIKGMVMLVFDLPSFPYVFKVIKDYYPPQKDTTREQIKGKYLLVKQHDRVGRMADTQEYSEVAFPRERFSDELIAEIEKFAPSQLEISDRDGDGQMEVIIKHVYIERRMIPLNIYLQEAFDFGVAEPAARDQIERAVVEYGNAIKDMVAANIFPGDMLWKNFGITRHGKVVFYDYDEIEYITDCKFRKVPVARNEEDEMSGEIWYSVGPKDVFPETFGPFLLGNDAVREVFMKHHADLLDAAFWQRHQARIQAGHVYDVFPYDQQKRFAVMHGPVPAG, encoded by the coding sequence ATGTTCCCGCAACGCCTTGACTCCACCGTGGCCTACGCCATCGCCAAGGCGATGATCGACGGCTTCAACCGCCACTACCGGCTGTTCCGCACAGAGTCGGCGCGCGCCAAGCACCGTTTTGAAACCGCCGACTGGCACGGCCAGCAGCGCGCCCAGCGCGAGCGCATCGAGTTCTACGACCTGCGCGTGCGCGAGGCATCGATCCGGCTGGAGCGCGAGTTCAAGGCCGGCGAGCAGTCCATGGATGTCTGGCACCAGGTCAAGCTGCATTACATCGGCCTCCTGGTCAACCACCACCAGCCCGAACTGGCCGAAACCTTTTTCAACTCGGTCACCACCAAGATCCTGCACCGCAGCTATTTCCAGAACGATTTCATCTTTGTGCGGCCCGCCGTCAGCACCGAGTACATCGAAAACGAGGAACCGACCGCGCAGCCGACCTACCGGGCCTACTACCCGACGCAGGGCAACATGCATGAGACGCTCGTCAAGCTGGTCGAAGACTTTGGCCTGTGCCGCGAGTTTGAAGACCTGCGGCGCGATGCCGGCTATGTCGCCGAGGCCATGACCGCGCGCCTGGGCGACGTGAAGCTGCGCGCCAATTTCCAGATCCAGGTGCTGTCCGGGCTGTTCTTTCGCAACAAGGGCGCCTACGTCGTCGGCAAGATCATCAACGGCTTTGGCGAGATTCCCTTTGCCCTGCCGATCCTGCACCGCCAGCCGCCGCCGGGGCAGGTGCTGCCCGCCGACGGCAAGGGCATCTCCAGCCAGTCGGATGCCGGCAAGCTGGTGATTGACGCGGCCCTGTTCGGCGAGGACGACCTCCTGATCCTGTTCAGCTTTGCGCGCGCCTATTTCATGGTCGATATGGGCATTCCGTCGGCGTTCGTGCAGTTCCTGCGCAGCATGATGCCGCGCATGCCGCGCGCCGAAATCTACAACGCGCTGGGCCTGGCCAAGCAGGGCAAGACGCTGTTCTACCGCGACTTCCTGCACCACCTGCGCCACTCGACCGACAAGTTCCGCATCGCGCCCGGCATCAAGGGCATGGTCATGCTGGTGTTCGATTTGCCCTCGTTCCCGTATGTGTTCAAGGTCATCAAGGACTACTACCCGCCGCAAAAAGACACCACCCGCGAGCAGATCAAGGGCAAGTATTTGCTGGTCAAGCAGCACGACCGCGTGGGCCGCATGGCCGACACGCAGGAATACAGCGAGGTCGCCTTTCCGCGCGAGCGCTTCAGCGACGAGCTGATCGCCGAGATCGAGAAATTCGCCCCCAGCCAGCTGGAGATCAGCGACCGCGACGGCGACGGCCAAATGGAAGTCATCATCAAGCATGTGTACATCGAGCGGCGCATGATTCCGCTCAATATCTACCTGCAGGAGGCGTTCGACTTCGGCGTTGCCGAGCCCGCCGCCAGGGACCAGATCGAGCGCGCCGTGGTCGAATACGGCAACGCCATCAAGGACATGGTCGCGGCCAATATCTTTCCGGGCGACATGCTCTGGAAGAATTTCGGCATCACGCGCCACGGCAAGGTCGTTTTCTACGACTACGACGAGATCGAATACATCACCGACTGCAAGTTCCGCAAGGTGCCGGTTGCGCGCAACGAGGAAGACGAAATGAGCGGTGAAATCTGGTATTCGGTCGGCCCCAAGGACGTGTTCCCCGAGACCTTCGGCCCATTTTTGCTCGGCAACGACGCAGTGCGCGAAGTCTTCATGAAGCACCATGCCGACCTGCTCGATGCCGCCTTCTGGCAACGCCACCAGGCGCGCATCCAGGCCGGCCATGTGTACGACGTGTTTCCGTATGACCAGCAAAAGCGCTTCGCGGTCATGCACGGCCCGGTGCCCGCCGGTTGA